In Nocardioides sp. zg-1228, a single window of DNA contains:
- a CDS encoding DeoR/GlpR family DNA-binding transcription regulator has protein sequence MLAAQRRGRILAELSRDGTVRVTDLVELLGVSDMTVRRDLVALHRDGLLEKVHGGALAVAEPSSAEPGFAAKSVQRRSEKEAIAAAAAGLVNPGMAIAVSAGTTTHVLTDHIARVPDLTVVTNSVWVADVLHRTGEATTSVLLTGGLRTPSDALVGPVAVSSLRSLHVDAFFMGVHGMDVRAGFSTPNLLESETNRAMIERSRRLIVLADSSKWGVVGLSSMAALSEAAVLVTDSGLSAHASAALADHVAEVVVVDPADPDDLEAGHR, from the coding sequence ATGCTGGCTGCGCAGCGCCGCGGACGCATACTCGCCGAGCTGAGCCGCGACGGGACGGTGCGCGTCACCGACCTCGTCGAGCTCCTCGGGGTCTCCGACATGACGGTCCGGCGCGACCTCGTCGCGCTGCACCGCGACGGCCTGCTGGAGAAGGTGCACGGCGGTGCCCTGGCGGTGGCCGAGCCCTCGTCGGCGGAGCCCGGGTTCGCCGCCAAGTCGGTGCAGCGCCGCAGCGAGAAGGAGGCCATCGCGGCCGCCGCGGCCGGCCTGGTCAACCCGGGGATGGCGATCGCCGTGTCGGCCGGCACCACCACGCACGTCCTCACCGATCACATCGCGCGCGTCCCCGACCTCACCGTCGTCACCAACTCGGTGTGGGTCGCCGACGTCCTGCACCGCACCGGAGAGGCGACCACGTCGGTGCTGCTCACCGGCGGCCTCCGCACACCCTCCGACGCCCTGGTCGGTCCCGTCGCGGTCTCCTCGCTGCGCAGCCTCCACGTCGACGCGTTCTTCATGGGGGTGCACGGCATGGACGTCCGGGCCGGCTTCAGCACGCCCAACCTGCTGGAGTCGGAGACCAACCGCGCCATGATCGAGCGCTCGCGCCGGCTCATCGTGCTCGCCGACTCCAGCAAGTGGGGCGTGGTGGGACTCAGCAGCATGGCGGCCCTGTCCGAGGCGGCCGTGCTCGTCACCGACTCCGGCCTCTCCGCCCACGCCAGCGCCGCCCTCGCCGACCACGTGGCGGAGGTCGTCGTCGTGGACCCAGCCGACCCCGACGACCTGGAAGCCGGCCACCGATGA
- a CDS encoding carbohydrate ABC transporter permease yields the protein MTYETPVATAPTPLGSVPARTEGGVFSKRRGAVATVIVAVLALVWLFPLLWALINSFREYEYTQANGYLSFGGWTTSNYEQAWEQGNFGRHMRNSLLITVPAVVLTLWLSSMVAFVLARFSYRFNLAMLGVFLAANLLPPQALLIPVFRMFREIPLPYFMSDSESMLNSFWALILVNTAFQLGFCTFVLSNYMKTLPHEIYESAELDGASVWRQYWQLTMPLVRPALAALATLQVTWVYNEFFWATVLIQQGDKLPVTSALNNLRGQFFTDTNLVAAGSIIVALPVLVVFFALQKQFVSGLTLGSTKG from the coding sequence ATGACCTACGAGACCCCGGTCGCCACCGCGCCCACCCCGCTCGGGTCCGTGCCGGCCCGCACGGAGGGTGGGGTGTTCAGCAAGCGCCGCGGTGCCGTGGCGACGGTCATCGTCGCCGTCCTGGCCCTCGTGTGGCTGTTCCCGCTGCTCTGGGCGCTCATCAACTCGTTCCGGGAGTACGAGTACACGCAGGCCAACGGCTACCTGTCCTTCGGGGGGTGGACCACCAGCAACTACGAGCAGGCGTGGGAGCAGGGCAACTTCGGGCGGCACATGCGCAACTCGCTCCTCATCACCGTCCCGGCGGTGGTCCTGACGTTGTGGCTCTCGTCGATGGTGGCCTTCGTGCTGGCCCGGTTCAGCTATCGTTTCAACCTCGCGATGCTGGGCGTCTTCCTCGCCGCCAACCTGCTCCCGCCGCAGGCGTTGCTCATCCCCGTGTTCCGAATGTTCCGCGAGATCCCGCTGCCCTACTTCATGAGCGACTCGGAGTCGATGCTCAACAGCTTCTGGGCGCTCATCCTCGTCAACACCGCCTTCCAGCTCGGCTTCTGCACGTTCGTGCTGAGCAACTACATGAAGACGCTGCCCCACGAGATCTACGAGTCGGCCGAGCTCGACGGGGCGAGCGTGTGGCGGCAGTACTGGCAGCTGACGATGCCCCTCGTCCGTCCCGCGCTCGCCGCGCTGGCCACCTTGCAGGTCACCTGGGTCTACAACGAGTTCTTCTGGGCGACCGTGCTCATCCAGCAGGGCGACAAACTGCCCGTGACGTCGGCGCTCAACAACCTGCGCGGGCAGTTCTTCACCGACACCAACCTGGTCGCGGCGGGGTCCATCATCGTCGCCCTGCCGGTGCTGGTGGTCTTCTTCGCGCTCCAGAAGCAGTTCGTGTCCGGGCTGACGCTGGGTTCCACCAAGGGCTGA
- a CDS encoding PTS transporter subunit EIIC: MTTQEAASSGTTSDKRRWNLAPVQRFGRSLMLPIAALPVAALLLRLGQPDLLGADGLGWDNVAAVIGAAGNALFANLPLLFAVGIAIGMARKSDGSTALAAVVGYLVFKGVGDAMSPVILEGDELINYGVLGGIVSGLVSAWLWQRYHRITLPPYLAFFGGRRFVPIITAFAMLVVSVLMSFVYPAFDAGITGLGEWVTDNAVLGGFVYGTLNRLLIPLGLHHILNNPPWFIFGEYSANGEVYHGDIARFLAGDPTAGAFMTGFFPIMMFALPAAALAIWHEARPENKKLVGGIMLSAALTAFLTGVTEPLEFAFMFVAFPLYVIHALLTGTSMALVNALGIKDGFGFSAGLFDYVLNFNIATRPLLIIPIGLAYAAVYYFGFRFVIRKWNLKTPGREDDTDPASGGSILVQDNKA, encoded by the coding sequence ATGACCACCCAGGAAGCCGCGTCGAGCGGCACCACGTCGGACAAGCGCAGGTGGAACCTCGCGCCGGTCCAGAGGTTCGGGCGCAGCCTGATGCTCCCGATCGCCGCCCTCCCCGTGGCAGCCCTGCTGCTCCGGCTGGGGCAGCCCGACCTGCTCGGGGCCGACGGCCTGGGCTGGGACAACGTCGCCGCGGTCATCGGAGCCGCCGGCAACGCCCTGTTCGCCAACCTGCCGCTGCTCTTCGCCGTCGGCATCGCGATCGGCATGGCCCGCAAGTCCGACGGCTCGACGGCGCTCGCGGCGGTCGTCGGCTACCTCGTCTTCAAGGGCGTCGGCGACGCGATGTCGCCGGTCATCCTCGAGGGCGACGAGCTGATCAACTACGGGGTGCTGGGCGGCATCGTCTCCGGCCTCGTCAGCGCGTGGCTGTGGCAGCGCTACCACCGGATCACCCTGCCGCCCTACCTCGCGTTCTTCGGCGGGCGCCGCTTCGTGCCGATCATCACCGCGTTCGCGATGCTGGTCGTCTCGGTCCTGATGAGCTTCGTCTACCCCGCCTTCGACGCCGGCATCACCGGCCTCGGCGAGTGGGTGACCGACAACGCCGTGCTCGGCGGGTTCGTCTACGGCACCCTCAACCGGCTGCTCATCCCGCTCGGCCTGCACCACATCCTCAACAACCCGCCGTGGTTCATCTTCGGCGAGTACTCCGCCAACGGCGAGGTCTACCACGGTGACATCGCGCGCTTCCTCGCCGGCGACCCCACCGCCGGTGCGTTCATGACCGGCTTCTTCCCGATCATGATGTTCGCCCTCCCGGCCGCCGCGCTGGCGATCTGGCACGAGGCGCGCCCGGAGAACAAGAAGCTCGTCGGCGGCATCATGCTGTCCGCCGCGCTGACCGCGTTCCTCACCGGCGTCACGGAGCCGCTCGAGTTCGCGTTCATGTTCGTCGCGTTCCCGCTCTACGTCATCCACGCCCTCCTCACGGGCACGTCGATGGCTCTCGTGAACGCCCTCGGGATCAAGGACGGCTTCGGCTTCTCGGCCGGCCTGTTCGACTACGTGCTCAACTTCAACATCGCGACCAGGCCACTGCTGATCATCCCGATCGGTCTGGCCTACGCGGCCGTCTACTACTTCGGCTTCCGCTTCGTCATCCGCAAGTGGAACCTCAAGACGCCGGGGCGCGAGGACGACACGGACCCCGCCAGCGGCGGGTCGATCCTCGTGCAGGACAACAAGGCCTGA
- the nagA gene encoding N-acetylglucosamine-6-phosphate deacetylase, whose protein sequence is MIVSAAQVVTPARVLAPGWLLLEGARIVEVGEGPPPRSPDVALGDVTVAPGFVDIHVHGGGGASFDAGTPDAAEVVAAAHLAHGTTSMAASLVTDTTDRMAAAVRELAGLVAAGHLAGIHLEGPWLSPRRSGAHQPGALAHPDPAAVEALLAAGDGAVRMVTLAPELPGGLDAVRRLDAAGVVVAIGHTDATYDQARAALDAGARVGTHLFNAMRALHHREPGAAGALLDSTAAVELIADGVHLHPAVLRAAFAAAPGRCILVTDAMAAAGAPDGDYRLGPMDIEVRDGIARLADSTGDGAIAGSTLTMDAAVRFAVRTADLPLVDVVRAASTVPAAAWGLDDVGALAPGRRADLVVLDAGLGVVRVMRSGAWVRR, encoded by the coding sequence GTGATCGTCAGCGCAGCCCAGGTGGTCACCCCGGCGCGGGTCCTCGCGCCGGGGTGGCTGCTCCTGGAGGGGGCGAGGATCGTCGAGGTGGGCGAGGGCCCGCCGCCCCGCTCCCCCGACGTCGCCCTCGGCGACGTCACCGTCGCGCCCGGCTTCGTGGACATCCACGTGCACGGCGGGGGCGGCGCGTCGTTCGACGCGGGCACGCCCGACGCCGCCGAGGTCGTCGCAGCCGCCCACCTCGCCCACGGCACCACCTCGATGGCCGCCAGCCTGGTCACCGACACCACCGACCGGATGGCGGCCGCCGTACGCGAGCTCGCCGGGCTGGTCGCGGCCGGCCACCTCGCGGGGATCCACCTCGAGGGCCCCTGGCTCAGCCCGCGACGCTCGGGCGCCCACCAGCCCGGTGCCCTCGCGCACCCCGACCCCGCCGCCGTCGAGGCGCTGCTGGCCGCCGGCGACGGAGCCGTCCGGATGGTCACCCTCGCCCCCGAGCTGCCCGGCGGGCTCGACGCCGTGCGCCGGCTGGACGCGGCGGGGGTGGTGGTCGCGATCGGGCACACCGACGCGACGTACGACCAGGCGCGCGCCGCGCTCGACGCGGGTGCACGTGTCGGCACGCACCTCTTCAACGCCATGCGAGCGCTCCACCACCGCGAGCCCGGGGCCGCCGGGGCGCTCCTCGACTCGACCGCCGCCGTCGAGCTGATCGCCGACGGGGTCCACCTGCACCCCGCCGTGCTGCGTGCCGCCTTCGCGGCGGCGCCCGGGCGCTGCATCCTCGTCACGGACGCGATGGCGGCGGCGGGGGCACCCGACGGCGACTACCGCCTCGGCCCGATGGACATCGAGGTGCGCGACGGCATCGCCCGGCTGGCCGACAGCACGGGCGACGGCGCGATCGCCGGCTCGACGCTCACCATGGACGCAGCGGTGCGGTTCGCCGTCCGGACCGCGGACCTGCCGCTGGTCGACGTCGTACGCGCGGCCAGCACCGTCCCGGCCGCCGCGTGGGGGCTCGACGACGTGGGCGCCCTCGCGCCCGGCCGCCGCGCCGACCTCGTGGTCCTCGACGCCGGGCTCGGGGTGGTCCGGGTGATGCGGTCCGGCGCCTGGGTGCGCCGCTGA
- a CDS encoding ABC transporter substrate-binding protein — MSRTPSSAVPRSAVATMTATRRSILRGLALSGLAVGGASALAACGGDDSGPSSGSGATVKFGINEAEGVGPAYDRLAAMAEAYTKETDTKVSLNAVDHNTFQESINTYLQGTPDDVFTWFAGFRMAQFAENGLITDLSDQWPIDGLNDSFKQAATAPDGKQYFVPVQYYPWAVFYRKSVFDKNGWAPPETNDDFMALMEDMQGKGVTPFAFGDKDGWPAMGTFDILNMRLNGFDFHMSLMAGDEAWDGDEVKQVFETWRTLLPYHQADPLGRTWQEAATAMGKGECGMYLLGTFVVDALGENGEDLDFFTFPELDASIGSDALDAPIDGFCVASAGKNQEAGKAMAKWLGSAAAADAANSNADAPFIAANEGASTSTYSDLQKKSAEVVGAAANIAQFMDRDTNADFANTVMIPSIQAFLKDPDDIDGVTASIQEQATSIFG; from the coding sequence GTGTCCCGCACCCCGTCCAGCGCCGTACCCCGTTCCGCCGTCGCCACCATGACCGCCACCCGGCGCTCGATCCTGCGCGGTCTGGCGCTCAGCGGCCTCGCGGTCGGTGGGGCCAGTGCGCTCGCCGCCTGTGGCGGCGACGACTCCGGGCCGTCGAGCGGCTCGGGTGCCACGGTCAAGTTCGGCATCAACGAGGCCGAGGGCGTGGGCCCGGCCTACGACCGGCTCGCGGCCATGGCCGAGGCGTACACCAAGGAGACCGACACCAAGGTCAGCCTCAACGCGGTCGACCACAACACGTTCCAGGAGAGCATCAACACTTACCTGCAGGGCACCCCCGACGACGTCTTCACCTGGTTCGCCGGGTTCCGCATGGCGCAGTTCGCCGAGAACGGGTTGATCACCGACCTCAGCGACCAGTGGCCCATCGACGGGCTCAACGACTCGTTCAAACAGGCGGCGACGGCACCCGACGGCAAGCAGTACTTCGTCCCCGTGCAGTACTACCCGTGGGCGGTCTTCTACCGGAAGTCGGTCTTCGACAAGAACGGCTGGGCACCGCCGGAGACCAACGACGACTTCATGGCGCTCATGGAGGACATGCAGGGCAAGGGCGTCACCCCGTTCGCGTTCGGCGACAAGGACGGCTGGCCCGCGATGGGGACCTTCGACATCCTCAACATGCGGCTCAACGGCTTCGACTTCCACATGAGCCTGATGGCCGGTGACGAGGCGTGGGACGGTGACGAGGTCAAGCAGGTCTTCGAGACCTGGCGCACGCTGCTGCCCTACCACCAGGCCGACCCGCTCGGCAGGACCTGGCAGGAGGCGGCCACCGCCATGGGCAAGGGCGAGTGCGGGATGTACCTCCTCGGCACGTTCGTCGTGGACGCCCTCGGCGAGAACGGCGAGGACCTCGACTTCTTCACCTTCCCCGAGCTCGACGCCTCGATCGGCTCGGATGCCCTCGACGCCCCCATCGACGGCTTCTGCGTCGCCTCCGCCGGCAAGAACCAGGAGGCCGGAAAGGCGATGGCGAAGTGGCTTGGCAGTGCCGCCGCCGCGGACGCGGCCAACAGCAACGCTGACGCGCCGTTCATCGCTGCCAACGAGGGCGCGAGCACCTCGACCTACAGCGACCTGCAGAAGAAGTCCGCGGAGGTTGTGGGAGCCGCGGCCAACATCGCGCAGTTCATGGACCGCGACACCAACGCCGACTTCGCCAACACGGTGATGATCCCCTCGATCCAGGCCTTCCTGAAGGACCCGGACGACATCGACGGGGTGACGGCCAGCATCCAGGAGCAAGCCACGTCGATCTTCGGCTGA
- a CDS encoding GntR family transcriptional regulator, with the protein MARRIDDGPRPKHAQLSDVLADLATRELGPDTAIPSERELMATYDVSRATVRRAIESLVAGGLLRRIQGKGTFVAAPRVESHLHLASFSEDMRRRGLVPSTRLMLVDEERPPGDVVGSLQLGERGTAWRIDRVRLADGRPMAIEQGWYPTDLLPGLDTADLTGSLYTLFAERYGLVIDNAEQTVWGESAEGATARRLEAPVHTPLLVFRRVSSAAGRPVEHVVSRYRGDHYQVHMSLRADPRASSTDSTTRRERS; encoded by the coding sequence ATGGCCCGCAGGATCGACGACGGCCCCCGGCCCAAGCACGCCCAGCTGAGCGACGTGCTGGCCGACCTGGCGACCCGCGAGCTCGGCCCTGACACGGCCATCCCGTCCGAGCGCGAGCTGATGGCGACGTACGACGTCTCGCGGGCGACCGTCCGCAGGGCGATCGAGAGCCTGGTGGCCGGCGGGCTGCTCCGCCGGATCCAGGGCAAGGGCACCTTCGTCGCCGCGCCGCGCGTGGAGAGCCACCTCCACCTGGCGTCGTTCTCCGAGGACATGCGCCGTCGCGGGCTGGTGCCCTCGACGCGCCTGATGCTCGTCGACGAGGAGCGGCCGCCCGGTGACGTGGTGGGCTCACTGCAGCTGGGTGAGAGGGGCACGGCATGGCGCATCGACCGCGTGCGCCTGGCCGACGGGCGCCCGATGGCGATCGAGCAGGGGTGGTATCCCACCGACCTCCTGCCCGGCCTCGACACCGCCGACCTCACCGGCTCGCTCTACACCCTCTTCGCCGAGCGCTACGGCCTCGTCATCGACAACGCGGAGCAGACCGTGTGGGGCGAGAGCGCCGAGGGGGCCACCGCGCGTCGCCTCGAGGCCCCCGTCCACACCCCGCTCCTGGTCTTCCGTCGCGTCTCCAGCGCCGCCGGGCGCCCCGTCGAGCACGTCGTCTCGCGCTACCGCGGAGACCACTACCAGGTCCACATGAGCCTCCGCGCGGATCCACGCGCGAGCAGCACCGACAGCACCACGAGAAGGGAACGATCCTGA
- a CDS encoding sugar ABC transporter permease: MTHIDEAPPPAQAGAGAPPRGREKKLRGTDRATVIVMVTIPLLLVVLLVWVPALLSVVLSFGKWNGFGDLDTIEWVGVQNYHDIFTIYPAFWPAIRHNLIWLGFLFVFPTILGMVLAVVLDREMKGSRFYQTAFYMPVVLSLALIGFIWQLFYSRDQGLINQVFNSQVDWYGDPDINLWAVLVATAWRHTGYIMLIYLAGLKGVDASLREAAAVDGAGEVKTFFHVIFPVMRPINLVVVVIVVIESLRAFDLVWVINKGRNGLEVIGALVAQNVVGEATRYGFGSALAVIMMVISSVFITLYLRTVFREERSR, encoded by the coding sequence ATGACCCACATCGACGAGGCGCCGCCGCCGGCGCAGGCTGGGGCCGGGGCGCCACCCCGGGGCCGGGAGAAGAAGCTCCGCGGCACGGACAGGGCGACCGTCATCGTGATGGTGACGATCCCGCTGCTCCTCGTCGTGCTGCTGGTGTGGGTGCCGGCCCTGCTGTCGGTCGTGCTGTCCTTCGGGAAGTGGAACGGCTTCGGCGATCTCGACACGATCGAGTGGGTCGGCGTCCAGAACTACCACGACATCTTCACTATCTACCCCGCGTTCTGGCCGGCGATCCGGCACAACCTGATCTGGCTGGGCTTCCTGTTCGTCTTCCCGACGATCCTCGGCATGGTGCTCGCGGTGGTCCTCGACCGGGAGATGAAGGGAAGCCGGTTCTACCAGACGGCGTTCTACATGCCCGTGGTGCTGTCGCTGGCCCTGATCGGGTTCATCTGGCAGCTCTTCTACTCGCGCGACCAGGGCCTGATCAACCAGGTCTTCAACAGCCAGGTCGACTGGTACGGCGACCCCGACATCAACCTGTGGGCCGTGCTGGTCGCCACCGCATGGCGACACACCGGCTACATCATGCTCATCTACCTCGCGGGCCTGAAGGGAGTCGACGCCAGCCTGCGTGAGGCGGCCGCGGTCGACGGCGCCGGCGAGGTGAAGACCTTCTTCCACGTCATCTTCCCGGTCATGCGTCCGATCAACCTGGTCGTGGTGGTCATCGTGGTCATCGAGTCGCTGCGCGCCTTCGACCTCGTCTGGGTGATCAACAAGGGCCGCAACGGGCTGGAGGTCATCGGCGCCCTCGTCGCGCAGAACGTCGTCGGCGAGGCGACGCGCTACGGCTTCGGCTCGGCGCTCGCGGTGATCATGATGGTCATCTCCTCGGTGTTCATCACCCTCTACCTGCGGACCGTCTTCCGCGAGGAGCGCTCCCGATGA
- a CDS encoding beta-galactosidase, giving the protein MPTPLPPLAFGGDYNPEQWPVAAHEEDRSLMREAGVDLVTLGVFSWAWLQPSPDTWDFAWLDEQMDALHAAGIAVDLATATASPPPWLTHRHPEMLPVTHDGRTLFPGGRQAFCPSSPVYREHAVALCTALAERYHDHPALALWHVSNELGCHNARCYCDVSAAAFRTWLRQRYADDVARLNDAWGTAFWSQRYDDFEQVLPPRLAPAHANPTQQLDFLRFSSDQLLDNFVVERDVLHRLSPGVPVTTNFMVMRQTMEMDYLRWGRELDVVSNDHYLIAAEEGGHRELAFSADLTRGTAHGRPWLLMEHSTSAVNWQPRNRAKRPGEMIRNSLAHVAHGADAVLFFQWRASRAGAEKFHSGLLPHAGTDTRQWREVVELSRVLDAIEEAAGSTPRNETAILFDYEAWWGCQLDSHPSVDVSYRDRAEDLHRALSAYGVGVDVVHPSTDLSGYRLVVVPTLYLVSAEHAAAIAATAEAGATVVITYFSGIVDENDHIRLGGYPGAFRDLLGVRTTEFLPLLSGETVQVEGLGTGTVTADTWAEDLELVGAEAVATHLGGPAAGLPAVTRREVGAGSAWYVATRLDADGTDRLVERLVTETGIERLPGAGPLVEVTRRVGDHAQWLFVLNHGPDRADVPVHGVELLTGTPVAGSLVVPAGGVAVVREDTTARERGA; this is encoded by the coding sequence ATGCCGACACCCCTGCCCCCACTCGCATTCGGCGGCGACTACAACCCCGAGCAGTGGCCCGTGGCCGCCCACGAGGAGGACCGCAGCCTGATGCGGGAGGCCGGGGTCGACCTGGTCACCCTCGGCGTGTTCTCGTGGGCCTGGCTGCAGCCGAGCCCCGACACGTGGGACTTCGCCTGGCTCGACGAGCAGATGGACGCGCTGCACGCCGCCGGGATCGCGGTGGACCTGGCGACGGCCACCGCGTCGCCCCCGCCGTGGCTGACGCACCGGCACCCCGAGATGCTCCCGGTGACCCACGACGGCCGGACCCTGTTCCCCGGCGGACGACAGGCCTTCTGCCCGAGCTCGCCCGTCTACCGCGAGCACGCAGTCGCCCTCTGCACGGCCCTGGCCGAGCGCTACCACGACCATCCGGCGCTGGCGCTGTGGCACGTCTCGAACGAGCTCGGCTGCCACAACGCCCGCTGCTACTGCGACGTCAGCGCGGCGGCGTTCCGCACGTGGCTGCGGCAGCGCTACGCCGACGACGTGGCCCGCCTCAACGACGCCTGGGGTACGGCGTTCTGGTCCCAGCGCTACGACGACTTCGAGCAGGTGCTGCCTCCGCGGCTGGCCCCGGCCCACGCCAACCCGACGCAACAGCTGGACTTCCTGCGCTTCTCCTCCGACCAGCTCCTCGACAACTTCGTCGTCGAGCGCGACGTGCTCCATCGCCTCTCCCCCGGCGTCCCGGTCACCACCAACTTCATGGTGATGCGTCAGACCATGGAGATGGACTACCTGCGGTGGGGCCGCGAGCTCGACGTCGTCTCCAACGACCACTACCTCATCGCCGCCGAGGAGGGCGGCCACCGCGAGCTGGCCTTCAGCGCCGACCTCACCCGGGGCACCGCGCACGGACGGCCGTGGCTGCTGATGGAGCACTCCACGAGCGCGGTCAACTGGCAGCCGCGCAACCGGGCCAAGCGACCGGGCGAGATGATCCGCAACAGCCTCGCCCACGTCGCGCACGGTGCCGACGCCGTGCTGTTCTTCCAGTGGCGGGCCTCGCGGGCGGGAGCGGAGAAGTTCCACTCCGGCCTGCTCCCGCACGCGGGCACCGACACCCGGCAGTGGCGGGAGGTCGTTGAGCTCTCGCGCGTCCTCGATGCGATCGAGGAGGCCGCCGGGAGCACCCCGCGCAACGAGACCGCGATCCTGTTCGACTACGAGGCGTGGTGGGGCTGCCAGCTGGACTCCCACCCCAGCGTCGACGTCAGCTACCGCGACCGGGCCGAGGACCTCCACCGGGCCCTGTCGGCGTACGGCGTGGGTGTCGACGTCGTCCACCCGAGCACCGACCTGTCGGGCTACCGCCTCGTGGTCGTGCCGACCCTCTACCTCGTCTCCGCCGAGCACGCCGCCGCGATCGCGGCCACCGCCGAGGCCGGCGCCACCGTGGTGATCACCTACTTCAGCGGCATCGTCGACGAGAACGACCACATCCGCCTGGGGGGCTACCCCGGCGCGTTCCGTGACCTGCTCGGCGTGCGTACGACCGAGTTCCTCCCCTTGCTGTCGGGCGAGACGGTGCAGGTGGAGGGTCTCGGGACCGGGACGGTCACCGCCGACACCTGGGCGGAGGACCTCGAGCTGGTCGGGGCCGAGGCCGTCGCCACCCACCTCGGCGGTCCAGCGGCCGGCCTGCCCGCGGTGACCCGGCGAGAGGTCGGCGCCGGCTCGGCCTGGTACGTCGCGACCCGCCTGGACGCCGACGGCACCGATCGCCTGGTCGAGCGGCTGGTCACCGAGACCGGGATCGAGCGCCTGCCCGGCGCCGGCCCGCTGGTCGAGGTGACCCGGCGCGTCGGCGACCACGCGCAGTGGCTGTTCGTGCTCAACCACGGCCCCGACCGGGCAGACGTCCCGGTGCACGGCGTCGAGCTGCTGACCGGCACACCGGTCGCGGGCAGCCTCGTGGTGCCCGCCGGAGGGGTCGCCGTCGTGCGGGAGGACACCACCGCACGGGAACGAGGCGCCTGA